CTGCTGCTAGTGGGTAATCAGCTGCATGAAAGCTGCGCCCTGACAGTTGTAAAGAAGCATCCTGTGGGTGGAAAAAGAGGGGTCCAATAGACACCTTGCCACATGCTGACCCTCTGCCATCTGTGGGGTTGTCCCAGGCTTCACTCCCCATTCAGACCTTCCCAGCCTGGCATGGCACTGGCTGGAGGAGCCCCAAGACCGTTGAGCCCTGGCCTGGGCAGGACACTGTGGGGAGATGAACGATGAATCCACAGGGGTGGAGTTAGTTGGCACGAGAGTAAGGGGAGCAGGACCAGGGAGAGGTCAGCAAGGCTGGGACTGGGGGCGAAAGCTGGAGCTGGCTGAGGTGTTGGAGGTAGAGCTGAGATAGAAAtggtgaaaaagaaagtttgttcTGATTCATAATCTTAATTGATGAAACCAGCCTTACTTCAACAAGATTATATGAAGAAATATAAGTCATTAGAGTGATTATACATTTGGACCTTTAATGCCCAATTCTGCAGATACGTAATTATGTGCTTTAATTTGCTTACACATTTTCAACAGCTTTGGTAACCCATGAGTAAATGGATAGAGTGGGCAGTAAGTCTTCTGATTACCATTTGAGGCAAATTCTTTGGTATCTGGAATACATCAAGTAGAGAAGTTGTCTTGCTGTAGTGTTATGCTTTTTATTacttaataaataatgaaaaaagcaatCTCCTGTTTCTCCCCTTCACAGGCAGAAGAAGCTAGAAGTGGCTATGGAAGAGGAAGGCCTCGCAGATGAGGAGGTAAATACTACTTAAGTAACCTTTGAAGagactgctttgcttttgtcatGCTACAAATTGGTATTTGCAGAGCTTACAGATACGTTGACTAGCATGAcattaagttttattttgtaaatgaatgTTGCCCCTGTAAATAACTTGTTTGTTACGGAAGCTGTGAATATGCTTGAGTGATACTTGGAATAGCTAAGGCTTTTCATGCCACCTGTAGTCCTTAGCAGACGTGTGCCTGCAGCAAGTATATAGCATGCTTTTcaaagattaaaattatttgccattatatttggcaagaaaaaaaaggtgagatgTGCTTGGAAGAACTggatagaaaacaaaatgctgaaccacttttttttcttgatttaaacAGTAAACTGGGCATACCCTTTCTCCATTTGGATACAGATGAGCAGGGATCTCTGTTCAGTTGGCATCTCTCAGAACTTTGGTCAATAAGTTGCTTTTCTGAGGTCCATCACACCATTGCTGCCTGTACTGCCTTCAGGATAGGCAGGGAATATAAGTAGGAACAAGTGCCTTAGTCGTTTCTGAGTTTATGTGGCTGCCGTAACttgtgggaagagggaaaagcGAGAGTGGGTGCGTAATGCCATCTTGTGGTTTTAAATGACACTGTCATCCTAATACAAAATCTGGCAAGTGCCTGCTCATTGGATCTGGTTAGCAGTCTTTCACATCTCAGCATCTTCGGGAGGACAGGTCGGCGTTTGTTTCTCAGGGTGAATcccttttgacatttttatagaACAAAATATATGACAGGATTTGGACagatttttcattcaaatacGAGTGTTTGCCTGCTATAAACCAAATGGATTTTGCTATAGATAGCATAAGTTGGATTTCTGCTGCCTATTAGGCTCCTTGTTGCCTGCCATCACTCTTTACAGTGGGGTGCAAGTTTCAGCTTTTATTGATCCTTTGCGCTGCCCAAAACCAAGAGTGCTTTTCTCAGCTAGTGACTTTGGCTTTGGACTGATGTACTTTGTTTGAAccagtatgatttttttttttttcattatttttattactgtttctttatatttaagtaaataaaaaaaaaaaacaaaaccaacaattCCCCCCCCAAATGAAAGCAGGCCTGAGGCCTCTGTGTAAAAGACCGTGCTCGTGGATCATACTTTGAGAAATTGAGAGAGACTCCTCCATTTACGTTTTCTGTGTAATCCCAACAGGAGAGAGAATACTTCACAGGAAGGGAGATTGTATATCTTGACTCTCTACTGTCAAATGACGTATACATTTGTGTCTCATTAGAAAAAACTGCGCAGGTCACAACACGCTCGCAAAGAAACAGAGTTTCTGCGACTGAAGAGGACTAGACTTGGCTTGGATGACTTTGAGTCTTTGAAAGTTATAGGAAGAGGAGCATTTGGGGAGGTTTGTGGCATTCTTGCTTGAACAGGATATTAAAATTGGATTGaatgttaaaatgaaacattttaattacagaataaaaagttCCAGTTGAGGAGTTTTATTGCAGAAGAACAGTTATTTGAGTAATTGTGCAAGTGTGATAAGTCCAGTGATGAATTACGTGCATCGATTTGTCAAGGCCCCTGGAAAGGCCCTTAGTTTCCCACAGCTGCTCAAACTGATGTTGCTCACATGGCCCCCTGAAATGATGGATTTGCAGctgcacagctcctctctgGAAACATCCTCCCTGCCCTGTGTCACATCAGTTATTATCCACTCCTGAATTTTAGCGTACACAGTCTCACAGCTACCTGGAATTTACTGTGCCTTCTAGCTTCTCCTAAAACAGTAACTACTTCGAACTATCTGTTCATCACTAGTGTTAGTGTTGTACATAgtgtagaaatattttgtttttccgtgtgtttttaaatgcttaacaAATGAACTTTTCCAAGCCCAGCAATTTTGAGCCTTCCAGTAGATTCCTTGGTGGGGTCTAGTTTCTGAGGTAGAGAAGATTGATTGGGTTATATTTCTCATTATAGGTACGCCTCGTTCAGAAGAAGGATACAGGTCATATTTATGCAATGAAGATACTAAGAAAAGCAGATATGCTGGAGAAAGAGCAGGTTTGTGTCGTATAAGTGCCCTACATTTCAAACTTATGCTGTCTAGAAAATTGCTGAAGTTCTTTGTGGCAGGTACTATTTGGTCATATTTTCTACTTCAGAAGCCTTAAATAATGGTATAGCAGTCCAAAGCATTTATGGAGTTGCTACCAcagtacaaaataataaatagaacTTAGGAAAAAAGGTCATGTAAcgacattttaaaaaatgttttatttacaatttgGAATAGTGAcaaagggttttttgttggtttgggtttttttctctccctttctttatCAACACAGACCGTATAGTACTTAATctgcaaaactgcatttcaaGGAAAATGCTTCTTGAAAAGTAATATGGTGCCAAGGTAAAAACTGAGAgtatttgatgttttcttttgatggtTAGATACCAGCAGATGTGACATTTTTCATTggctttgttttacttttggtttgctttttcagttgggtcttgtcttgttttgctttgttttgctcttgttagtttggtttggtttttgcttttactttttagtTAACAATTCACTGCAAATTCCTGGTAGGACACAGCAAGTACTTTAGCaccacagagaaagaaattaggTGTGGATGTCTCAAGCAAAAGGGCAGATAAAAGAGGACTTGTCCTTATCAGTCCAAACCTTACCCATCATTTGCTCTCATAATACATTTCCCTGCAGTGTTACttgtacttcatttttttttttttcctggcgCAGACTTTTTGTGTCTTCAAGCCCATGCCCTGAATATAGGGAACCAGAGGAGCAGCGTGTTCTGCCCAGCAGCCAGGATGTGTGAGGCCCTCTGGTTGAAGCCATGCCCCTATTTCATAACCTGATGTGGCAAGGAGGCTGAGCTCACACTCTCCATTTCATTTGGGACGGTAATCTTCCTTGGAGAGTGTTTATCTGCTGTAATTTTCATTGCCTGGTTTGTTCAGTGGAAAACAACACAGgataaaaatacaagaaaaattaagatttttttttttttttttttttccccaagcctgATAGCACTGGGAGATATTGCAGCTGTTTTTTTAAGCATGGTTTTATCATTATATTTTATAGCTACATTGAGGAGTGGAGGGTGGAAAGAAATATAGATAGAGCTAGGTAAATCAAAGTTGGAGTGCCTACTACAGAGAGAGAACTCATCGCCCTGTGAGAAGAACACATACATGTAAAGAAACTCCTGGCCATTAGAACTGGGAAAGAGATGCAGAAGATTGATTGCTGCTTATTGGAAATAGCCCTTGAAGCTGGAACAGTGATAcatattttctctccagaaGTTGCTTTCTGGTGTATGAATAATGAAAATCTTATAGCTGTCAGGAAATACTTTTCCCATGTAtatgtctttcattttccttcaggatGAGGGTACATTCTACTGAAACACACACCCCTCCTCCAGTCTCCATTATTCTTAGTTTCCAGTGAATTCATGGGGTAGCAGCTCtccatgtattttttcaaagcCTCAGCTGGAACTGGAATATCTTGAACAAGGTCAGACGTTCCCAAACTCACTTGCCcaggaccagcagcagcagcagtggtggcTTTATCAGTTCTGGGCCAGCTTCATGTACATCACTTGGAGGAATGGCTCcaccttctcttccttccccccccccccccccccccccccccccccccccccccccccccccccccttaaataGCCCAAGTCCCTTACCATTTTTGCACTGCTTTAATACTGGTCACTAAGCTCGTTGCTACCTGCCGTCATCTCTAAGGGCTGAAACTCATCCCAGCCCTTTTCCCACTTGGCCAAGACACTTGTCATGCAGGTCAAGGTTTGCCACGTACACGCACAGGAGCGGTCTCCATGTACCATCCATCTGGAAGGGGTTCACGCACCAGCAGCGGTGTGTACAATGTGGGTTTGGGAACTAGACAGTAGTTCATTCTAAGTCAggcatttctctcttctctttgcaggATGAAATTAGTTTAGATGCTCTGTCGCTCTTGCTAGAGAAGATTGGCTTATCTTGCCAAGTTTAAACTGTGAGATATCTATATAGAAGTAGCTGTTagctctttgtttctttgtataTGTGTATGAGAGATCTGGTAACTTCTGACAGTAATCATAATGCGTCTTGGTTCTTGCATTCTTTAAGACCAGCTCTGGCCTCTTTCAATAATTTCGTCAGCATTTGCACCTCGAGTTGTACGTTAAATTTTTGTCTGAGCTTGCAGTATGGTCACCACCACATAAAGCTCTGTAACTTTTTTGAGTATTCCTATTTCATTTTAGGGTATAGTAAAAAAAGGGAATTGTACTTTTCCACCAGCTTTGTCAGTTCTttccaacaaacaaaaccagcttaaCAAGTTATGTGTTGTGTTTCTAGAGATTGCTTCTGCAAAGCTGTGTAAACGGTTATTTTCAACATTGAGTTGACTTCTGTGGGTTTCTGGTGGGTATTTTGTGAGGACTTCATAGGATTTagtaaaaaattatgaaaaatatgagTATGAAAAGAGcatgaaaaatagtttctttgcTAAAGatcatgaaaatatattgtaGGACTAGGAATATAATATGGTGTTTgtcattgaaatatttaaattttcctttaataatagtaatttaaaaaaaattttaggtGGCCCATATCCGAGCAGAAAGAGATATTTTGGTTGAAGCGGATGGAGCCTGGGtagtgaaaatgttttacagCTTTCAGGATAAAAGAAATCTTTACCTGATCATGGAGTTTTTACCTGGAGGTAAGCTGTACGTAGTGGTGTTCGGTGATACAAGTACTTCTTCCTTAGCTTCTGTTGTCAGCTTcataaaatgttataaataagCATGCTGTTTAACTGgtgaaaatagaaattttaacACTGTTTTAAATTGAAGTCCCAGTAATGTAACCATTCCTGATTTTTAGGGGAAGAAGGTTATGAAGAGGTGTTAAAATAGACATGGATCCAATCATTATTATAATCCAATGTTCTCCTTTTTACTGCTGAAGATATTAAcagcaaaaacaagcaaacaaaaaaagctctTGTTTAAACAGCTTATTTGTGCAACACGTGTATTATGTATTAAAATTCACTATCTCTTCCTGGGCTATCCAATTAAAATCCCTATTTAGGATTTTCAACAGGTTTACATCCCGTTTACTAAAAAAGTATGTTGGGTTTGTAGGTCCTTGCAGTAATAGTTTTATAATTAGTAGCTATAAGGCCAGTTACAAGGTTAAATTTGGATTCTACTGGGGTTTCACATAGAATTAGTCTTGTGATTGAAATGTTCTGATTTCTgagctgttattttcttctttgattagGCGACATGATGACCTTGCTAATGAAGAAAGACACCTTATCAGAAGAGGAGACAcagttttacatttctgaaactgTGTTGGCCATAGATGCTATTCACCAGCTGGGATTCATCCACAGAGATATTAAACCAGATAACCTTCTGCTGGATGCTAAGGCATGTAATGCTGCATGTGAGCTGCCTATGCTTTAAACATCTTGGCCTGCAGATAATGCCATTTATAGTGGTGCTGATCAGTGGGAACCGGTAGTGCCGCACCAGTGATTTAAACTAGCTGGAGTAAAGGCAGAAAATGGTCACTATCTTTTCCTTGTAGAACGCCAATATAAACCAAAGCAAACggccctttttttttgttggaaagcCTTTTAACCCTTTATAAGGCAAGCCTTTTAAGTGAGAAGTGTACAGATGCTCAtattcaaaaacattaaaaactgaTGCACTTAGTTACTTCAAGACAAATGAAAGCATGAAACATTCAGACAATGCTAAATAATCAGTTCAGTTTATTACAGTTatctcatttgttttattacCTCCTCACCAACAGAAACACTTTGTCTGTTAGACTGACTAGAGCAAGCCAGAAATGGACCCACTAAGCATCATACCCAAGTCTGTAGACTATCTAGCATTGATGTCTAGAAACGCGATTAAAGCCAGACTaccatcaaaacaaaacaaaggaattttGTCCTGGAGGTTTTCTCAGTCTCAGTGGTATCCAGTTCAAAACAAACCCAGGCAGATTAGCTGTCCTCTACTGTTGGAGAATTGTAGAAGTAACCATTCCCAGGGGGCAATAACCTGTTTGAGAGGGAAAACACACTCTCGCAGTACACCAAGATTCAGTCGTCATTTGCCTACTGGTCCCGGATTAGGTAGTCCTGTGCAAGTCCGTCAGAAGGCACATGCAgttattaaaactttttttcaagcACTACCTTtctaaattatgttttcatcttctctgattttttttttatttacgtatttatttttttagggtCATGTAAAACTGTCTGATTTTGGGCTATGCACAGGTTTAAAGAAAGCTCACAGAACTGAGTTCTACAGGAACCTTACACACAACCCGCCAAGTGACTTCTGTAAGTATAAGGTGTCCTAGTTAAACAGTCAAAAGTTTCTGAGCTGGAGCTATGCCACATCATAATTTGTTTCTGCTGGGATAAGCAAGATTGGTCAGGCTGATTGCATTTAATTGGAAAACTGGAAATACACATTCCCCGGAACATGGAAGcatttcacaggaaagaaattatgatttctgcagtgttaatgtatttttgtacaTTCATACACAAATACAAATACACATAGTGTAtctatattttaatgtattttttcataacAATGTTAGTGAAGTTACAGAAACACTCTTTCAGAAGGGACGTCGGTTTCACGTGCTGActtactgaagtcagtggcaatCTCATTAAGCTTTTCCTAAGAGTAAAGTTGTTTATCAACATGACTTGGTGACACATCCATgttagtgttttattttacaaatgtaaaattcCTCTGCAGTTGTTCTTGGATTCTTCACTAGTTGCTTAAAAAACCATGGCCCGTATCTGAATATACATTGCCAGCTGCAACAATAAGTGCTGCTGATCTCGGATCAATCTGTAAAACTCTTAGCAAGTTTTAATTTAGAATTGCTGATCATGTGACCTATTTACATGAGTTTCAGCTGCAAATCGGACAGTAGTTATTCATGATCATTTTCCTAGCTCCAGTTATAATCAAACATTTGTTTCTGGACTAAAGCATTCTAAACATACAAAATAGTTactctttgaaaacagaatgttATCAATCTTTTAATTCtcacaaatgcatttattatcTAATAACTATTTTGTAAATTAGCATTTCAGAATATGAactcaaagagaaaagcagaaacatggAAGAAGAACAGGCGACAGCTGGTGAGTTAAAATTAtgtataactttttttaaactgtttacagaaaatgctaaataaaaactCAGCATCAATGCTActggtttttaaaaactgaaaggcCCTAGTCTGTTACAGATGTTGCTCTCCAAGCTGCCAAAATTGCAAATAACTCAAAAGAAGGTGGTTTAGTGATTCCAGTTGTGGAATAGCTCAGAGATCGGGGTTGCTTTGTCTCTTTTCAGAGCTGTGACTAGCAGGACCCTGCTCTTTTCTATGCCCTTGTTTCCTCTATGAGCATCTCGACTAACTTACCTCAGGTGTCAGCAACCACTTAGCAAAGCTGTATCTTGAGTTTGTCTCTCAGACTGACCTGGTATTGACACTGTGTGTGACCTCATGGGTTTAATTTCCGCAGTTTAGTGTCACAAGAAGATGCGTAGCTGCGTAGGTCTTTTTCAGAGAATTGTAGGGAGAACTTCTTTGTCGATCTGCTGAATGGGAATATGATGGAAAGGCAGTGGAGGGCATTGGCACTGGAGTGTTGCAGCCTGGGTTTATCGTGAAGAGTGATCAAGTAATAAAGGGAGCTCTGTCATTAACTGAATGAAGGGAAAGTATCTGTCAGCCATGGGATTTCAGAATTTCAGCCCTGCTCACGATTTTCACCAAATAGGAGTTGCAAAACCCtcagttttcaaatttttgaactttttattttgcacgCTGTATTTAAGAAGTGATGCTGCAGTATTCCCAAAAAAGCTTTTGGGTTGCGTTTTCTTTCCTCATGAGACATAATGAGATTACATTGCAATCATGCTGCCTCATAGGGGCTGTATTTCACGCCCTTACTCCCGCTTGGAGTTAGATCCTTAAAAAGACTACATCTCCAGGTCAGTAAAGACTGACGTGACAGAACTGTGTGGTGAAACTAGATGAGTCATAAGACAGTCCAACAGAGAGAATACTAAGAGCCAAGGTTTCAATTTGTATCAACACTGCTTGAAAATGAACTGTATTCCTGGTGTTCCATTGGTTCAAAACTAAATGTCTTGGCTCTGTTCaatgaaattaagtattttgttCCTGGCTAGACAAATGAgagtaaaagatttttctggcaaaactggttttggtggacttttttggtttgtggctttatgttgggtttggggtttttttgactattcccccctccccccgcaaAATTTCTGTCAGTAAAGAGAAATTCCCAAATAACTTGAGACTTAGTCATTAGGCAGGATCATCTAGGCTGCACATGTAAAAGGTTAAAAGGATAGAGCCTGGGTCCAGTAAGAGctcaaattattttgcaataaaggCAAGGTAAATACATGAAACAGCTAGTGTATCATGAGTGTCACACATGGGAATCTACCACTGGtcatccctttttttaaaaaaaaaaaaggcaaaaaacccaacaacaacaaaaacccaccaaaaaaccaaacctaaaacaacaacagaactTTTTGGGTATTTTATTAATGCAGCTACCTGAAACTTTAGCTAAGATGACCTTCTAATACTGCAGTGGGAATATTCTATGATTTCATCACCTTTAGGAGGATGATTTCCATTTACTTTCAAGGTTCTCTATGCTTACTCATGTAAAAGAATAATGTTCTTGGGAATTTAGATGCTGTGACTTCTCAAATTAAGCATCCAAATAACAACATCCTGTATGTGAATTCCCAGGAAAAGGTTTTGCAAAGTGTAAAAATATagtatttatcttttaaagtgttgtttgggtttttttccaggcataTTCTACTGTTGGAACCCCAGACTATATTGCACCAGAAGTATTTATGCAGACTGGGTACAACAAGCTGTGTGACTGGTGGTCATTGGGAGTGATTATGTATGAAATGCTAATAGGTATGTTAAAGACCCCAACTTAAGAATCGTTCAAAGGTAACACGGTCTGTTAGTTTACAGAGTCTGATCCCCTGCATAGTGGATGTACCAGAATTTCATTCAATTCTACCCAAAGTAAGCCCCAAATTCAGCTTCCAGAAAACTTTGAAGTCCTCCTACCTTTCCAAGAAGACAGCAGGAGATGATGCCTGTGTTAACAGTTATTCAATGAAACAAGTAACTATTAAATGAATGTTCTTGAGATTCAGTCTCATTACTTGGAAATAACAAAACAACCTTTAATGTTGcattacaaaagagaaaacttttgtCTAGTACTACTTGTTACATTTGGGGCTGTAGTGGCAAAAGCAGAGGCCCAGCTCACTTCCCGTTTCTGGGAAAAGcttgttcatttttctatttgcttgTGCAGGGTATCCACCTTTCTGTTCAGAAACACCACAAGAGACTTATAGGAAGGTTATGAACTGGAAAGAAACGTTGGTATTTCCTCCAGAGGTGCCCatttcagagaaagcaaaggacTTAATTCTAAGGTCAGTAACAAAAACCCGCTTCTGGTGACTCACCCAGACGCAGTCATCTTCCATTAGGTTAACTTTCTGTTCTGTATGAAGGAAGCTTTAGATTGGTGGGAAAGTTGATTTATTCTGTGTTGCCATccttgctggattttttttttgtagtctttTCCCCTTTGCTATTTGTTTAACATGAAGGAATAAGCTGTATCAATCTTGATCTGTACCGCAGTATCAGGAGAAACAGAGCAgactgggggaagaaaaaaaaaaaaaagaaaataaagtgattaACACacaatttttctcttctcagacGGTAGTATAAAATAATCACTCACCAGCACTTAATGCACTGAACAGAAAAGtttgcatgttttaaatttacCCAAATGACAGTTTTTAATTCATTCAGTTTGCATTGGAGTTTTTGCAAGGGGTTTTGGTGTCATGGTCAGGCAGAAATGCTCTCTTGTTCTGGGAGGTTTGGCGGGGGATGTGGGGTTTggctttgattatttttattccctgcccccccccaagATACTGTTACAAGCTTATACAATTTTGTTACAAATTTGTAACTCAAATATATGTTGTTGACAACATGTATTTCAACTTAAAGGCAGTTGCAGACAAAGCTAAAGTTTCTTTATGGATACAGATCAAACTAAAATAAGCTCAAGTTCAGACAAGGCCTGACAAATCCTGAGGCCTGGTCTTACTAACTGTTGTTACAAGGTTTGAGGTCTATTATTAGTACTTGGCATCAACCAACTGGCTGGGCTGCAGTAGAAATACAAGcaggttggtttggggttt
This sequence is a window from Balearica regulorum gibbericeps isolate bBalReg1 chromosome 1, bBalReg1.pri, whole genome shotgun sequence. Protein-coding genes within it:
- the STK38L gene encoding serine/threonine-protein kinase 38-like isoform X1 — its product is MAMTAGTTTSFPMSNHTRERVTVAKLTLENFYSNLIIQHEERETRQKKLEVAMEEEGLADEEKKLRRSQHARKETEFLRLKRTRLGLDDFESLKVIGRGAFGEVRLVQKKDTGHIYAMKILRKADMLEKEQVAHIRAERDILVEADGAWVVKMFYSFQDKRNLYLIMEFLPGGDMMTLLMKKDTLSEEETQFYISETVLAIDAIHQLGFIHRDIKPDNLLLDAKGHVKLSDFGLCTGLKKAHRTEFYRNLTHNPPSDFSFQNMNSKRKAETWKKNRRQLAYSTVGTPDYIAPEVFMQTGYNKLCDWWSLGVIMYEMLIGYPPFCSETPQETYRKVMNWKETLVFPPEVPISEKAKDLILRFCIDSENRIGSNGVEEIKSHPFFEGVDWGHIRERPAAIPIEIKSIDDTSNFDEFPESDILQPVPNTTEPDYKSKDWVFLNYTYKRFEGLTQRGSIPSYMKAGKL
- the STK38L gene encoding serine/threonine-protein kinase 38-like isoform X2, coding for MEEEGLADEEKKLRRSQHARKETEFLRLKRTRLGLDDFESLKVIGRGAFGEVRLVQKKDTGHIYAMKILRKADMLEKEQVAHIRAERDILVEADGAWVVKMFYSFQDKRNLYLIMEFLPGGDMMTLLMKKDTLSEEETQFYISETVLAIDAIHQLGFIHRDIKPDNLLLDAKGHVKLSDFGLCTGLKKAHRTEFYRNLTHNPPSDFSFQNMNSKRKAETWKKNRRQLAYSTVGTPDYIAPEVFMQTGYNKLCDWWSLGVIMYEMLIGYPPFCSETPQETYRKVMNWKETLVFPPEVPISEKAKDLILRFCIDSENRIGSNGVEEIKSHPFFEGVDWGHIRERPAAIPIEIKSIDDTSNFDEFPESDILQPVPNTTEPDYKSKDWVFLNYTYKRFEGLTQRGSIPSYMKAGKL